Proteins encoded by one window of Methanothermobacter sp. K4:
- the thiL gene encoding thiamine-phosphate kinase, with protein MSPDRISSLGEKKLISRIISRSASFFKPSELLGLGDDAALLDMGEEYLALTSDLLIESRHFPPKMNHHDMGWKTVTVNMSDLSAMGAVPEGFMLSIALPDLDLESFDSLISGVLEACSHYGAPLIGGDTNEGDEIIMGGTAIGRVRKDIVMMKSGARPGDLIAVTGPLGLGAAGTELLLSGADTAGFEAVVEKSLRPVARVEEASRMAKSGLVSSATDITDGLISELGELMDASGAGMRIHEVKLPVPTEVFEASSLLGVDPLEFALYYGEDFELVFTAPPDAMEELSRIMEVHIIGEVIGSPSIEMVDKHGDTYKLHVRGYEHLHP; from the coding sequence ATGTCTCCTGATAGAATATCATCCCTTGGCGAGAAGAAACTCATCTCAAGGATAATATCAAGATCAGCCTCATTTTTCAAACCCTCAGAGCTTCTCGGTCTTGGAGACGACGCCGCACTACTTGATATGGGGGAGGAGTATCTTGCCCTGACATCAGACCTTTTAATTGAAAGCAGGCACTTCCCCCCTAAAATGAACCATCACGATATGGGATGGAAGACAGTTACAGTGAACATGAGTGACCTGTCTGCAATGGGTGCTGTACCGGAGGGCTTCATGCTCTCCATAGCCCTCCCTGACCTTGACCTGGAATCCTTCGACTCCCTCATAAGCGGCGTCCTGGAGGCGTGCAGCCACTATGGGGCGCCATTGATTGGGGGGGATACCAATGAGGGGGATGAGATAATAATGGGGGGCACAGCCATTGGAAGGGTCAGGAAGGACATTGTGATGATGAAGTCCGGCGCCAGGCCAGGGGACCTCATTGCGGTGACAGGCCCCCTTGGGCTTGGAGCTGCAGGCACCGAACTTCTTCTATCAGGAGCAGATACTGCTGGATTTGAGGCCGTGGTTGAAAAATCCCTGAGGCCCGTTGCAAGGGTTGAAGAGGCATCCAGAATGGCGAAGTCTGGGCTTGTGTCTTCGGCCACAGACATAACCGATGGCCTCATAAGTGAACTTGGCGAGCTCATGGACGCCAGCGGGGCCGGCATGAGGATTCATGAGGTGAAGTTACCTGTACCCACAGAGGTGTTTGAGGCATCATCCCTCCTTGGAGTGGATCCACTGGAATTCGCCCTGTACTACGGGGAAGATTTTGAACTTGTTTTCACCGCACCACCTGATGCAATGGAGGAACTCTCCAGAATAATGGAAGTACACATCATAGGTGAGGT
- a CDS encoding Zn-ribbon domain-containing OB-fold protein — MTETVRTWRHIPQRYNLTGSKCLQCGNVFFPSRIICPECRRKGKLEDLKFSGRGKIHSYSVINTPTDEFKDIAPYVVAIVELEEGAKITSQIVDCDPDSIEIGDEVEMVFRKVREEGEDGVISYGFKFRPKN, encoded by the coding sequence ATGACAGAAACCGTTAGGACATGGCGCCATATACCCCAGCGCTACAATCTTACAGGTTCAAAATGTCTCCAGTGCGGGAATGTTTTCTTCCCAAGCAGAATAATATGCCCTGAATGCAGGCGTAAAGGTAAGCTTGAGGACTTGAAGTTCAGCGGGAGGGGAAAGATACACAGTTATTCCGTGATAAACACCCCAACCGATGAGTTCAAGGATATAGCCCCCTACGTGGTGGCCATAGTTGAACTGGAGGAAGGTGCGAAGATAACAAGCCAGATTGTTGACTGCGACCCTGATTCAATAGAGATAGGTGACGAGGTCGAAATGGTATTCCGCAAGGTGAGAGAAGAGGGTGAAGATGGGGTGATATCATATGGATTCAAATTCAGGCCAAAAAACTAG
- a CDS encoding class II aldolase/adducin family protein codes for MNPLRDVVDVSVHLYRRGLVSGIGGNVSARVDDWVFITPTMVPLDQVTLKNVAMVDLEGNMLRGGRPSSELELHLEVYRRRPDVNGVVHTHSPYARAFSVAGIEIEKMEGFRGMGHGKIPVVPYYPPGSRELAAACAESMVNENAAVLENHGVVCAGETVKEALLLAEFIEELAKTRFIAEVLKSMK; via the coding sequence TTGAATCCGCTGAGGGATGTTGTTGATGTTTCGGTTCACCTCTACAGGAGGGGCCTTGTATCTGGTATTGGAGGGAATGTGAGTGCAAGGGTGGATGATTGGGTTTTCATAACACCCACAATGGTCCCCCTTGACCAGGTGACACTTAAAAATGTTGCAATGGTTGACCTTGAAGGGAATATGCTGAGGGGCGGGAGACCATCCTCAGAGCTGGAACTCCATCTTGAGGTCTACAGGAGGAGACCTGATGTCAATGGTGTGGTGCACACACACTCACCATATGCCAGGGCATTTTCAGTTGCAGGTATTGAAATTGAGAAAATGGAGGGCTTCAGAGGCATGGGCCATGGGAAGATTCCTGTGGTACCATATTATCCCCCCGGGAGCAGGGAACTTGCAGCTGCCTGTGCAGAGAGTATGGTGAATGAAAATGCGGCTGTCCTTGAAAACCACGGTGTGGTATGTGCCGGTGAAACCGTTAAGGAAGCCCTCCTGCTTGCAGAGTTCATTGAGGAGTTGGCAAAAACCCGGTTCATCGCCGAGGTCCTGAAATCCATGAAATAG
- the cfbA gene encoding sirohydrochlorin nickelochelatase, producing MDSNSGQKTRIGVLLVGHGSRLPYGEEVINGIADIYRKEVDHPVAVGFMNISRPSIPEAINELAAMGVEKIIVTPVFLAHGVHTKHDIPHILGLDNGAEHHHHHHEHEHEEFEFDGEIVYTEPLGADPRIAEIIRDRVKSAI from the coding sequence ATGGATTCAAATTCAGGCCAAAAAACTAGGATAGGTGTTCTTCTTGTGGGGCATGGAAGCCGCCTGCCCTACGGTGAGGAGGTTATAAACGGTATAGCAGATATCTACAGAAAGGAGGTTGACCATCCTGTTGCAGTGGGATTCATGAACATATCCAGGCCATCAATACCAGAGGCCATAAATGAACTTGCAGCTATGGGCGTTGAAAAGATCATTGTTACTCCAGTATTCCTGGCCCATGGGGTCCACACCAAACACGACATACCACACATTCTGGGTCTTGATAATGGCGCTGAGCATCACCACCATCACCATGAACATGAGCATGAGGAATTTGAATTCGATGGTGAGATAGTCTACACCGAGCCCCTCGGGGCAGATCCACGAATTGCTGAGATAATCAGGGACAGGGTTAAATCAGCCATTTAA
- a CDS encoding magnesium transporter, producing MRITGRLLRTTRLILQSLLTFTVNLSIIASRGFIRAFNLFRSFGSFFRGSKRVIGESFVALFICALGDLVAGIFLGKMSPLLESYPGLLVLIPGAIGMRGNIFGALGSRLGSGLHIGTLSPELRKSDVLTENIEATIILTVVMSIFLGFMAWVFCHIFGFRSMGIMDFIVISVAGGIISGAVLLPATVLISLKSYENGWDPDNVTTPLIAASGDLFTLPSIFAALAILEAVKNGIFEWVLFFLFILMGALGLAMGIKGQYNLRRIIRQSVPVLLLCSALGTTAGIVLNSKLSFILDNPAILALVPLFSGESGDLVSILGARLSSGLHSGIVPATLRPHGEALRNFGIISVLSLIIYPTIGLLAHVVSVSLGIGSLGLERMVLISSLAGYLLTPFLLLVGFYLSSASYRLELDPDNIVIPLSTSMTDPVANTCLVIAIIAVIGI from the coding sequence ATGAGGATAACAGGAAGATTACTGAGGACGACTCGGCTCATACTTCAATCCCTGCTAACATTTACCGTCAATTTATCCATAATTGCCTCAAGGGGATTTATCAGAGCATTTAATCTGTTCAGAAGTTTCGGAAGCTTTTTCAGGGGTTCTAAGAGGGTTATAGGGGAAAGCTTCGTCGCACTCTTTATATGTGCCCTGGGGGACCTTGTGGCAGGTATATTCCTGGGTAAGATGTCTCCCCTCCTGGAGTCATATCCGGGTCTACTTGTACTGATACCTGGCGCCATAGGCATGAGGGGTAACATCTTCGGTGCCCTGGGTTCACGTCTCGGTTCAGGTCTGCATATAGGTACCCTTTCACCGGAACTTCGAAAATCAGATGTCCTTACAGAGAACATTGAGGCCACCATCATACTGACCGTGGTCATGTCAATTTTCCTTGGATTCATGGCCTGGGTATTCTGCCACATCTTTGGATTTCGAAGCATGGGAATAATGGATTTCATTGTTATCTCTGTGGCTGGGGGCATAATATCAGGGGCTGTTCTCCTCCCGGCAACCGTCCTCATATCCCTCAAGAGCTATGAGAATGGCTGGGACCCTGATAACGTCACAACACCCCTCATAGCAGCTTCAGGTGACCTTTTCACGCTCCCATCCATATTCGCTGCACTGGCGATCCTTGAAGCTGTAAAGAATGGTATTTTTGAATGGGTGCTCTTTTTCCTGTTTATCCTGATGGGTGCTCTGGGCCTTGCAATGGGAATTAAGGGTCAGTATAACCTCAGAAGGATCATAAGACAGAGTGTGCCAGTACTTCTCCTCTGCTCGGCCCTTGGAACCACTGCAGGTATAGTCCTAAACAGTAAACTATCATTTATACTTGATAACCCTGCAATCCTTGCACTGGTGCCACTGTTTTCAGGTGAAAGCGGAGACCTTGTAAGCATACTCGGAGCAAGGCTTTCTTCCGGGCTCCACTCAGGTATAGTCCCCGCAACCCTCAGGCCTCATGGGGAGGCCCTCAGAAACTTTGGAATAATATCCGTGCTGTCACTGATCATATATCCAACCATTGGGCTTCTGGCCCATGTTGTGAGTGTTTCACTTGGTATAGGGTCCCTTGGCCTTGAGAGGATGGTTCTTATAAGTTCACTTGCAGGGTACCTTCTGACTCCATTCCTTCTCCTGGTGGGCTTTTATCTGAGCTCGGCATCCTACAGACTTGAACTGGACCCTGACAACATAGTCATTCCCCTATCGACCAGCATGACAGACCCAGTGGCAAATACATGTCTTGTAATAGCCATAATAGCAGTTATAGGGATCTGA
- a CDS encoding potassium channel family protein, with protein sequence MKNLSELMVDLAYSALLFNSRDAAEEVIKLENKVNRLNYEIKKESLLAARSVEDAEKLTALLEVGEAAESIANSAKDIADLVLKGIKPHPVFKMVMEESDEIIVRVTIDEGSELAGKSLGDLLLATRTGMRVIAIRRGESWIYGPDRNTVLAENDTLIAKGNEAGSELLFALAKGEMTLEDIGCSIE encoded by the coding sequence ATGAAGAACCTTTCGGAGTTGATGGTGGATCTTGCATACTCTGCACTCCTGTTTAACAGCAGGGACGCGGCAGAGGAGGTCATAAAACTTGAAAACAAGGTTAACAGGCTTAACTATGAGATAAAAAAGGAGTCACTTCTTGCTGCAAGATCTGTTGAGGACGCCGAAAAACTGACAGCCCTTCTTGAGGTGGGCGAGGCAGCTGAAAGCATTGCAAACTCTGCCAAGGACATCGCTGACCTGGTGTTAAAGGGAATCAAACCTCACCCTGTATTCAAGATGGTCATGGAGGAGTCAGATGAGATAATAGTCAGGGTGACGATTGATGAGGGATCAGAGCTGGCAGGGAAATCACTGGGAGACCTTTTACTTGCAACAAGAACGGGTATGAGGGTTATAGCCATCAGAAGAGGCGAATCCTGGATTTATGGACCTGACAGAAACACGGTACTTGCAGAGAACGATACCCTTATTGCCAAGGGGAACGAAGCAGGCTCAGAACTCTTATTTGCCCTTGCAAAGGGTGAGATGACCCTTGAGGATATAGGGTGTAGCATAGAATAG
- the cobJ gene encoding precorrin-3B C(17)-methyltransferase, translated as MIRIIGLGPTREDITVRALRALEESDVVIGYARYIKQIEDLLEGKEIIKSGMGSELERVEKAIEKHLEGLNVALVSSGDPGVYGMANVFFQIFDKYSGLEFEVIPGVTAVNYAASQLGAPLHDFAVISLSDILTPLSEIRMKIRAAAESGLVIALYNPLGKRRKKPFREALEILRSELEPETPVGVVRTENGSPQVSILALGDLDESLVDMSTTIIVGNVTTYTRDGYMITPRGYAVEVPLHELARKFYEENPCGKDSGPDEKCDFYPCHFKGQNCAFCYCPFYPCGDGSTGGYWIRDKGVWSCQDCRWIHTDEAVECIRRGLRRLISEPDDLTDRKKELLKLRRECLMVSSRDDSI; from the coding sequence ATGATAAGGATAATAGGACTTGGACCCACAAGGGAGGATATAACAGTAAGGGCCCTCAGGGCTCTTGAGGAATCCGATGTTGTCATAGGATATGCGAGGTACATAAAACAGATAGAGGACCTCCTGGAGGGCAAGGAGATAATAAAAAGCGGAATGGGATCTGAACTTGAGAGAGTGGAAAAGGCCATTGAGAAACACCTTGAAGGTCTAAATGTTGCACTGGTGAGTTCAGGAGACCCTGGTGTCTATGGGATGGCCAATGTATTCTTTCAGATATTTGATAAGTATTCTGGGCTTGAATTTGAGGTTATACCTGGCGTGACCGCGGTCAACTATGCAGCATCACAGCTGGGGGCACCACTCCATGACTTTGCAGTTATAAGTCTAAGCGACATCCTCACACCCCTATCAGAGATAAGGATGAAGATAAGGGCAGCTGCAGAGTCGGGACTTGTAATAGCCCTTTATAACCCCCTGGGAAAGAGGAGGAAGAAACCCTTCAGGGAGGCACTTGAAATACTGAGATCTGAACTTGAACCAGAAACGCCAGTTGGCGTGGTTAGAACCGAAAATGGAAGTCCACAGGTGAGTATTCTGGCTCTTGGAGATCTAGACGAATCCCTTGTGGACATGTCCACCACCATAATAGTTGGCAACGTTACAACCTACACAAGGGATGGCTACATGATCACACCTCGCGGATACGCGGTTGAGGTCCCACTCCATGAACTTGCAAGGAAGTTCTATGAGGAGAATCCATGCGGCAAAGATTCAGGTCCTGATGAGAAATGCGACTTTTACCCCTGCCATTTTAAGGGTCAGAACTGTGCATTCTGTTACTGTCCATTCTATCCGTGCGGTGATGGATCCACAGGGGGCTACTGGATACGTGATAAGGGTGTATGGAGCTGCCAGGACTGCAGATGGATACACACCGACGAGGCTGTTGAGTGCATCAGAAGGGGTCTCAGGCGTCTGATTTCAGAACCAGATGATCTAACCGATAGGAAGAAGGAGCTTCTCAAGCTTCGAAGGGAGTGCCTTATGGTTTCATCGAGAGATGACTCCATCTGA
- a CDS encoding DNA-directed DNA polymerase II small subunit: MNEIIGKFAREGILIEDNAYFRLKEMDDPSTASSEIIVKIKKNGGGKFTLLTSEMLDDLFEVTEEIDNPAEIKARGPINVPRERDFDFRVITDTSKRSYTSGEIGDMISYFNSRFSCLRDLLKRRPELKSHVPIADLRGGDDAVSIIGIINEIRTTKNNHRMLELEDETGEITVVVHNENHKLFEKSEKLVRDEVIGVQGAKKGRFVVASEIFHPGVPRIQEKEMDFSVAFISDVHIGSETFLEDAFTRFIKWINGDFGTEEQMNIAADIKYLVVAGDIVDGIGIYPGQEKELVIKDINEQYEEAARLFGDIRDDIKIVMIPGNHDASRIAEPQPAIPEEYAEPLYSLKNVEFLSNPSMVSLDGIKTLIYHGRSFDDMAMSVNGLSHERSDLIMEELLEKRHLAPIYGERTPLVSEIEDHLVIDDVPHILHTGHVHINAYKKYKGIHLINSGTFQSQTEFQKIYNIVPTCGQVPVLNRGVMKLLEFN; the protein is encoded by the coding sequence ATGAATGAAATAATAGGAAAATTCGCAAGGGAAGGAATTTTAATAGAGGATAACGCATATTTCAGGTTGAAGGAAATGGATGACCCTTCAACAGCTTCCTCAGAGATTATAGTTAAGATAAAGAAGAATGGTGGGGGTAAATTCACTCTCCTGACCTCTGAGATGCTTGATGACCTATTTGAGGTTACTGAGGAAATAGATAACCCCGCGGAAATAAAGGCGAGGGGTCCAATCAATGTTCCAAGGGAGAGGGACTTTGACTTCAGGGTTATCACAGACACCAGTAAGAGATCATACACCAGCGGGGAGATAGGTGACATGATCTCCTACTTCAACAGCAGATTCAGCTGCCTGAGGGATCTCCTTAAAAGACGCCCTGAACTTAAGAGTCATGTGCCCATTGCTGATCTTCGTGGCGGGGACGACGCTGTGAGCATCATAGGGATCATAAATGAGATACGAACCACAAAGAATAACCACAGAATGCTTGAACTGGAGGATGAAACCGGGGAAATAACAGTGGTGGTTCACAATGAAAACCATAAACTGTTTGAAAAATCCGAGAAACTGGTGAGGGATGAGGTGATAGGTGTTCAGGGTGCGAAAAAGGGGAGATTTGTGGTGGCCTCTGAGATCTTCCATCCAGGGGTTCCCAGGATACAGGAGAAAGAAATGGACTTTTCTGTTGCTTTCATATCCGATGTTCACATAGGAAGCGAGACATTCCTTGAAGATGCATTCACCAGGTTCATTAAATGGATAAATGGTGACTTTGGGACAGAGGAACAGATGAATATCGCGGCTGACATTAAGTACCTGGTGGTTGCAGGTGATATTGTTGATGGTATCGGTATATACCCGGGACAGGAAAAGGAACTCGTCATAAAAGATATCAATGAGCAGTATGAGGAGGCCGCAAGGCTTTTTGGAGATATAAGGGATGACATAAAGATCGTGATGATCCCTGGAAACCACGATGCATCAAGGATCGCTGAGCCCCAGCCAGCAATACCCGAGGAATATGCGGAGCCACTCTACAGCCTCAAAAATGTTGAATTTTTGAGTAACCCGTCCATGGTTAGTCTTGACGGTATAAAAACCCTCATATACCATGGCAGAAGCTTTGATGACATGGCCATGAGCGTGAATGGGCTTTCACATGAAAGATCTGATCTCATAATGGAGGAACTCCTTGAGAAGAGACACCTCGCACCAATATACGGTGAGAGGACCCCGCTTGTATCTGAGATAGAGGACCACCTTGTGATTGATGATGTCCCCCATATCCTTCACACTGGACATGTCCATATAAACGCATACAAAAAATACAAGGGCATTCACCTTATAAATTCAGGTACATTCCAGTCGCAGACGGAGTTCCAGAAGATATACAACATTGTCCCAACATGTGGCCAGGTCCCGGTGCTTAACAGGGGGGTAATGAAGCTTCTGGAGTTCAATTAG
- a CDS encoding UPF0147 family protein: MSNETFDRVSEILKHIMEDNSVPRNIRRAAEESKEILNNPDEDSTVRASTVISILDEISNDPNIPIHARTLVWEILSELESIRE, translated from the coding sequence ATGAGTAACGAAACATTTGATCGCGTTTCTGAAATTTTAAAACACATTATGGAAGATAATAGTGTCCCAAGGAACATCAGAAGGGCCGCAGAGGAATCAAAGGAGATCCTCAACAATCCAGATGAGGACAGTACAGTAAGGGCTAGCACAGTCATATCGATTCTGGATGAGATAAGCAATGACCCCAACATCCCGATACATGCAAGGACACTGGTATGGGAAATACTCAGTGAACTTGAATCCATAAGGGAATAA